The Bacillota bacterium sequence TCCTGGACGACGAGTACATCGTCCAAGCACTGCGCCTTGGGGCGAAAGGGTACATTCTGAAACAGGACTTCGAGAGCATAATCCCTGCGCTAAAGGCCGTCCACACCGGCCAGAGCGTGTTCGGCGACGCAATCGTCACGAAGCTGCCCAAACTCCTGCAAGCCATAGGGAGCGACGAAGGAGACCAAAAGGCTATTGCAGCCCGCCTCTCCGCCCGAGGCATCAACGATAGAGAGAAAGACATCATCGAACTGGTAGCAAGAGGCTTGAGCAACCGGGAGATCGCTGAGACGCTGTATCTTAGCGAAGGCACCGTGCGCAACTACATCAGCGTGATACTCGAGAAGCTCGGGCTACGCGACCGCACACAACTGGCTGTATTCTACCTTGGCAGAATCTAGGTATGGCGCCATAAGTTATCGTGTCCTTTCTTGACGCTGCTAGGGTTGCCTGTGCCGCCCTCCGGGGCGCGCTTACGCGCTTGCGGCGCGCCTCGTTTGTGGGAAGAGGGACCTGGAGGGACCCGGGCCAGCCGGGAACAGATTTCCTTCTGAGATTGCAGGCTATTACACTGAAACGCGGAATATCTCTACGAAACGCGTCGTCCGGCCGCCCGACCTGACGTTGGCCTCTTGGACTAGGCACGGTCGTGCTTGCGCTAGAGCGAAGGATGTGAAGGCAACTATGCCGCTATCAGGGGCAGAATCTCAGCTGCATCGCGGTAGCTGGGATAGGGAGGAGGGCAACATGCGAGTTTGGCTTCATGAGTGCGGAGGCAATGAGTGGGGCTGCAATGCGTGGGGCCTCGACCACACTGGTCTTGCTACGTGGGTGCCCACGCGCGATGAGGTCCTCCTGCGAGTGCCCGGCAAGTTCGATGAGTACCAACGGTGGTTGGCCCGCCATGGATGCAACGTAGTAGAGGCCGCCCCAGGCGACGTCACTGTCGTAGAAGAGGTGTCCGGCAACGAGGTGCTCTTTGAGCATGATCTGGTTCCTGCTACGAGCGACGAGATCTCGGAGTGTCTCAGGTTACTTAGTTGCCATTGAAAAACGCTTCGTTGACGTGGGCGGAGATATGCGCCCTCAATTGTACCTTGACAACCGCATCGGCTTTCGTCTGGTTGGACAGCCCCTTGGTACTTCATGTCATCAGGGCTACGAGCTTATCCACGTTATGGGTGAATACCGAGATCCCCACCCAAGCTGCTGTGCCGTTGGAGCCCTTGAACAGGCACCGGTTGAGACCATACTTTCTCTTGAGCAGGCTGATAGTGGCTTCTCCTCCAGACCGCCAGCGTCTGAGACGTTTGAACCAGGAGGCGCCCTCAATCTCCTGTCTCTTGGCTGAACACTTTCCTGGCTTGGGAATGGCCACATGTTTTATGCCAAGCGCCTCGAGCCCAGCCTCATCCTCATTGGAGTGAAAGCCTCTATCAGCGGCAAACTCATCTAACGACCTGCCAAGAGTGCTTTGAACCTTCTGGGCCATCGGCACCGCTTCTTGTCTGTTTGACGATGCGGGTCAGCACCCTAACCCCGTCGGATAGAAGTCTAGCATCAGTAGGGTGGTGGATATCTGCTTGCACCACCGTCGAATCGACTCTCACCTTCCGGGAACGGATGAGTCTCTCATCGACGGCCTTGTGGATGAGAAGATCGTTCAGTTCCTCTAGAGCCTTGTCACCGAACTTCTTCGTAACCTTGGCCAACGTGGTGAAGTCGGGCACATCGTCCTCAAGACGGATATGGCAGAATCGGCGCTAGGTCATGCTGTCAGCTACTTCCTTGCACAGCCTTTCGTATCCGAGGCCATAGCGCCTCTTGAGATACATCATGCGCAAGTACACGTCTATTGGCGTGCTCGGCCTCCCACAACTCCTGGAGAAATGCTTTGCGAATGGCTCTATAAACCTCTCGAGGTCCGGCCCCACGAGACCGTTTCCGGCAGGGACCGCCCTGCCGCTTGCCGCGAGAGCGCGCGCCATTTTTTCGCGCGGCACGCCCAGTTTCTCTGCGCCAAGCATCACCGGCACGCTCGCCGTAATGCCGAGGTTCCCGCTGCCGCCGCAAGATGCAACCGGCAGTTGCACCCCCGCCATTCGTGCATCGCAGGCGGCAGCCGCGTGGAGCGCCAGCTTGCTCGCCATGCCCGGGCCAAACACCGTCTCCGCCA is a genomic window containing:
- a CDS encoding response regulator transcription factor codes for the protein MRVLVVDDDRLVCESLKIILQAHGDVEVVGTGYSGHEAVALYAKLKPDVLLMDIRMEGMTGLEACRQVLSQFPDARVLFLTTFLDDEYIVQALRLGAKGYILKQDFESIIPALKAVHTGQSVFGDAIVTKLPKLLQAIGSDEGDQKAIAARLSARGINDREKDIIELVARGLSNREIAETLYLSEGTVRNYISVILEKLGLRDRTQLAVFYLGRI